The following is a genomic window from Adhaeribacter radiodurans.
AATTGACCGTGCTACGGCCGGCTTCATTATCGATTTAAAACGTCGGGGATTACTGGATGATACGCTGGTAGTTTGGGGCGGAGAATTTGGTCGCACGGTTTATTCCCAGGGCAAACTTGCCGCCAACGACTACGGCCGCGACCACCATCCGCGTTGTTTTACCATGTGGATGGCTGGTGCGGGGGTAAAAGCCGGATTTTCCTACGGCCAAACAGATGATTTTAGCTACAACATTGTAAAAGACCCGGTACACGTGCATGATTTTCAGGCCACGTTACTACACTTAATGGGCGTGGATCATGAGCAGTTAACCTATAAATACCAGGGCCGCCGCTTCCGGTTAACCGATGTAGAAGGCAAAGTTGTAAAGGCAATTTTAACTTAAGCATCAACTTTCCCGCTCCATTCTTAAGGACAATAAGTAATATTTCCTAAGGATAAGATTTGCTATGGGCGGAATAGGAAGGATTAAATTCTGGCAGGAGCGAGCTTGTAGCACTACTATGGCGCAGATTTACTTCCGTGACTTTCCTCATAAAGTAAGCCAGGGAAGTAAATCTGCGCCATAGTGTCTTATTATCCTGAATTTCTTAAATCAGATAGTCAAGAATAAACGACACCAGTTTGGCTATGGAGGGCCTTCTAAGGTTCCGGTACTTTAGCATTGCGAGGAACGAGCAAAGGAAGCTTAGACCCGCCCGGAAGAGCCAAACGAGGCCCGCCGGCCAAAAGGCAAACTGGCTACGGGTTCAAATAAGATGGCCCCATTAAAGGGAGGCTTAAAAAGGCTCCAAATATATGCCTATCATACTTTTGATAAATTTCAATTAAAGTAAATTGCTGAAATTAGTAATTACAAGGTAGCAATCCGGTTAAAGCTGCGCTAAAATTATCCTTTCCGGGAGCGGCTATTAAAAAATAACCTTGCAACAAATCCACCATATACCTAATTTTAAATTTTTACCAGAGTTATGACTTCTACGTGTTTACCGACAAAGACTGGTATTCAAGAAAGTAGAAAGGTTTCTTTATCCGTTTGTAGATTTATCGGATTTAGTAAGAGCTTGTCTGGTAAATCCTGTAAACGACTAATTTCTCCATTACTAAATTATGATTAGATACTGGCTTTTGCTTTTCATGCTTTTCTTAACTTCGGCAGCTATGGCGCAACCACAACCAAGCTTAAAACTGTGGTATACCAAGCCCGCTAATATTCAGGCCCCCGAAGACCCGAAAAATGGCTGGAAAGACGATCCTGAATGGCTCAAAGCCCTTCCGTTGGGAAATGGTTCGCTGGGTGCTATGGTGTATGGCGATGTGCCGCGGGAACGCATTCAGTTGAACGAAGAAAGCATGTGGTCGGGCAGCCCGGATGATAACAATAATCCCAATGCTTTTGCCGCTCAGGCCGAAATTCGTAAATTATTGTTTGCCGGAAAATACAAAGAAGCCACGGAGCTTACCAGTAAAACCCAAATTGCCAAAGGCGAAGGTTCGGGGCACGGTAATGGAGCTTCCGTGCCTTTCGGTAGTTTTCAACCCTTGGGCAATCTTTTTCTTGATTTCACCCAAAAAGCACCTTATCAGAATTACCGCCGGGAGCTCGATTTAAAGGATGCCGTAGTACGGGTGAGTTATACGCAAAATGGCGTGCAGTTTAAGCGCGAAGTATTTGTAAGCCAGCCGGACCAGGTAATGGTGGTGCGTCTTACAGCGAATAAACCCGGGCAGCTTTCATTTACTGCCCAACTAGCACGGCCCGAGCGGTTTCGTACCTACTCCGAGAACGACCAGTTAATAATGGCCGGCAAGTTGAGCAACGGTAAAGGTGGCGACGGACTGGCGTACATGACCCGGCTGAAAGCCCTGGTAAACAAAGGTTCGGTAAAGTACAGCAATGCCGGGTTAACGGTTCAAGGGGCGAACGAAGTAGTCCTGCTACTCACTGCTTCCACGGATTATAAGCTGGAATTTCCTGCCTATAAAGGCCGGGATTACGTAGGTATTACCCAAAGTAATCTGCAGAAAGCGTCTCAAAAAAGCTATAACCAACTGCTCAGCGCCCATTTAGTTGAGTATCAGCCTTATTTTAAACGGGTTTCGTTTAACTTGTTTTCGGGCGAGGATAAACTACCTACGGATGAAAGATTAGTTGCTTTTAAAACCAACCCCACTGACCAGCATTTGTACGAGCTGTTGTTTCAATACGGACGGTATTTACTAATTTCTTCGTCGCGACCGGGTACTCTGCCCGCTAATTTACAAGGCATCTGGACGAATAAACTGCAATCGCCCTGGAACGGCGATTACCACACCAACATCAATATTCAAATGAATTACTGGCCAGCCGAGGTGACCAACCTGCCGGAAATGCATTTGCCATTTTTTGACTTGCTTCGTTCTCTTACCAAACCCGGCTCCGAAACGGCCCGCATTCATTACCATGCCAAGGGCTGGGTAATTCATCCTATTACCAACGTTTGGGGCTACACGGCTCCCGGCGAAGAAGCTGGTTGGGGAATGCACACGGGCGCCACAGCCTGGTTGTGCCAGCACATTGGCGAGCATTATCGTTTTACCCAGGACGAAGCTTTTCTGCGGGAACAATACCCGGTACTAAAAGCAGCTACTGAATTTTACATGGACTGGCTGGTGGTGCACCCGGAAACCGGTAAACTGGTATCCGGACCGGCTGGATCGCCGGAAAATGCTTTTTTTGCACCCGATGGTAGTAAAGCTCAGATTAGCATGGGGCCGGCACACGAACAACAGGTAATCTGGCAATTATTCGATGATTTTTTGATGGCTTCTAAAGTGCTTCACATTCAGGACGATTGGACCAAACGCATTACCTTGGCTCAACAACAATTAGCCGGTCCGCAGATTGGCTCCGATGGACGATTAATGGAGTGGGCTACCGAATTTAAAGAAGCTGAACCAGGGCACCGGCATATATCTCATTTATTTGCTTTACATCCGGGCTATCAGATTAACCCGGTTCAAACGCCGGAGTTAGCTGTTGCTGCTAAAAAATCGTTGGATTACCGCATTGCCAAAGGTGGAGGCCACACCGGGTGGAGTGCTGCCTGGCTGATAAGCCAGTACGCCCGGTTAAAAGAAGCCGAAAAAGCCAAGGCCAGCCTGGATGTAGTAATTACTAAAAGTACCTCACCTAATTTATTTGGGCAGCACCCGCCGTTTCAGATGGATGCCAACTTTGGTACCACTGCCGGTATTGCCGAAATGCTGGTGCAAAGCCACGTACAAACTGCTTCCGGGGGTGTATTAATTGATTTGTTACCGGCTTTACCTTCTGGTTGGGCTAAAGGACAAGTTAGTGGTTTAAAGGCTCGTGGCGGTTTTGAGCTAAACATGAACTGGCAAGGTAACCGGCTGCAGCAAGCGGAAATTCAATCTGAGAAAGGCGGTGAGGCAACCTTGCAATACGCTGGTCAAGCTAAAGCAGTAAAGTTGCAACCCGGGCAGAAACAGGTTATTACCTGGTAATATTTAAACGAGGCCTGCCAGTAACGAAACAAACACAGCCGTTTCTAATCAGTAAACACCAACAATTAGAAACGGAAACCCACTCCATCAATGGAAGCAACCTTTTCTCTTTGAACTATAAGCAAAAAATATTAACAAAAATATATATGTTTATTGGGCCAGATAGCCTCCATCTGCGGCATAGTAGGCACCAGTTACAAACGATGCTTTATCGGAACTTAGCCAAGTTACTAATTCAGCCACTTCTTCGGATTGTCCTAATCTTCCAATAGGGTGTAAACGGGCTAGCATCTGAAAGGTATCTTCTTGCATGCCAGCTTCTGTTAATAGGGGCGTTTTAATAAATGCCGGCCCTACAGCGTTAATGCGAATACCTTTGGCGGAATATTCCAGGGCCCCATTTTTAGTAAGTCCTACTACGCCGTGCTTAGCCGCTACATAGGCCGCCGAATTGGCAAAACCAACCTGACCCAGGATAGACGAGTTATTTACAATAGCTCCGCCGCCATTCTGCAGCATTTGCTGGATCTGGTACTTCATGCAGTAAAACACACTACTTAGATTAATTGCAATTACTTTATTCCAATTTTTAATACTCAGGTCACCTACCGGGTTAGCTTCGCCACCAATTCCGGCATTGTTGAAGGCAATATTTAACTGACCATATTGCTCTACTGTTTTCTTTACCAGGTTTTGGCAATCTTCCGGCTTTGATACATCTGCTTTCACAAACAGGGCATCTCCACCGTTTTGCTTTATTTCTTCTACTACTTCCAACCCTTTTGCTTCCTGTATATCAGAAACTACTACCTGGGCGCCCTCGCGTGCATACTGTAGGGCAGTTGCTTTCCCAATACCGGAAGATGCACCGGTTACTAATGCCACTTTACCCGAAAATATTTTTTTTGTAGTTCCTTCCATTTTTATGTTTAAATTGTTTTAACCTTCTGCAAAACTCCGAACTTCTCTTTACCGGGCAAATGACTTATATCATAGCACAACATGTTTGTTGTTAATAATAGATTATTGTAGTCCTATTCTGTTCTTTTTGTTTTCCAGCAAAAGGTAAGAGTTACATTAAAATCAAGCTATAATGCGTTCTTTTCCGGATAAATTTTGCCAGCCAAAAAAGAGAAGAGTTAAGATGGCCTAAAGAGTAATGAGCATGCCCAGATAGTTAATGGTTACAGCAAGTTATATAATCCGAAATAAAAGCAATGTCGATGGCGGCATGAAAGACAGCACAGATAAAAATACTGCCTCCGGAAGAATTAAATAATCAGGTAAGTAAAATACTACCCGTAAGTAAACTGATAAACCAGCCAATTATTTCCAAAAAATTCATGCTGGTATAACCTGGTTGGTAAAGAAACAAAGGCTAGTGCCAAATGGCCCAAAAAAGGTAAAAATTAAGCTAGAGACAAAAGCGTTGTGCTTCTGCTGAAAATGGGGCAAGGTAATTCCTTTTCAGCTTACTTCTTCGCCTAAACCAAAGAACAGCAGGTTAAATAGAAAGTATTGAAATAAATTAAAGTTCGGATACTCTTTTGTTTTACCTATATAACCCAGTTCAATGGGAGATTTACGAATAAGAAATTCAGTAAGGAAGCTATCCCAAACAAGAGAAAAGGACTAAGCAAGGCAATTAGTAAAAATTTAGTAGGGCAAGGATTAAATGACTTTTTTAGTAAGCGCAACAAACCAGATTTTCCTTGCTCTTGCCCCAGTACTATAACGCCGGCCAATAAAGGACCCCAGGCTCCCAAACCATGCTGATAAGGTAGAACCGGCACACTATACACCCCAAAATAGGGCAAATACAGCGGCAGCCATATCGCCCAGGAAACAAAGTAGCTCAGAAAAAAGAATTTAGCTAAACTAAACATACGCTTTTCTTTGCCTATATTATTTTTAAAATGATTCTGGTATGTCGTATTCAATTAAATTGAGCTTGAAGTTTGCGTAAGAATGGTCGCCTGTTTTTAGCCGCCAGATACCCTCAGCTCGGGTAGGAATACGAATGCCGTTTATATCCTGGTATTCGCTGAATTTGCCAACCCAATTTTCCAGGGTTTGTTCGCCCATATAGCGTTGGGTTTCCATTTGGGTAATTTCGCCGGCAGCATTAAAATATACCTTATAAGAAACAGTTAACTGATCATAGGTAAAAGTTAGTAGGGCCGTATTATCGTTAATGGCCGACCAGCTTAAATTTTCAGAGGGCAGTAAATTAGTAGGGAACCAGGCACTTTCTCCTAGCCAGCGCAATAATTCGCCTTGGTCGTATTTAGGGCCGGATCCATCCGCAACCGGAATTAGCGAAAACAATTTTACCTGTAGTCCGCCTTTCCCGGCAGCAAACCTATCTTTGGCCGAAAATAAGTTGGTCTTACCTAGCCAGATAAACCCGGGAGTAGCCGTAGTAAAATACTGCTCTCCCGTAATAGCCATCCAGTCTTTCTTTAAATCAGTTTTAAATTGACCTTCATGTTTTAAGCGCACAAAGTTAATGTACGGCTGTCCTTCTCTTAATACCAGTTTAAAATAGCGTTGTACCGGGTTAGGTAAACCTACTATTTGCGCATAAGTAAAAACTTTACCTGTGGTAGGTTTTGATGCCGAAAACAACCGTTTAATTTCTAGCTTTACCTTAAAACTAGTCCAACTTCTGCCCGCCACGAAAGCAGCTACCAGCACGGCTAATAAAGAAAGTAGTCGTTTCATTATATTGTATAAGTTTTTAATAGCAGCATTTAGTAAGGCAGACTAATTCTATTTACTTCGCTCAAAACTATCTTTTGGAATACATACTTTTTATGATGA
Proteins encoded in this region:
- a CDS encoding glycosyl hydrolase family 95 catalytic domain-containing protein; this encodes MIRYWLLLFMLFLTSAAMAQPQPSLKLWYTKPANIQAPEDPKNGWKDDPEWLKALPLGNGSLGAMVYGDVPRERIQLNEESMWSGSPDDNNNPNAFAAQAEIRKLLFAGKYKEATELTSKTQIAKGEGSGHGNGASVPFGSFQPLGNLFLDFTQKAPYQNYRRELDLKDAVVRVSYTQNGVQFKREVFVSQPDQVMVVRLTANKPGQLSFTAQLARPERFRTYSENDQLIMAGKLSNGKGGDGLAYMTRLKALVNKGSVKYSNAGLTVQGANEVVLLLTASTDYKLEFPAYKGRDYVGITQSNLQKASQKSYNQLLSAHLVEYQPYFKRVSFNLFSGEDKLPTDERLVAFKTNPTDQHLYELLFQYGRYLLISSSRPGTLPANLQGIWTNKLQSPWNGDYHTNINIQMNYWPAEVTNLPEMHLPFFDLLRSLTKPGSETARIHYHAKGWVIHPITNVWGYTAPGEEAGWGMHTGATAWLCQHIGEHYRFTQDEAFLREQYPVLKAATEFYMDWLVVHPETGKLVSGPAGSPENAFFAPDGSKAQISMGPAHEQQVIWQLFDDFLMASKVLHIQDDWTKRITLAQQQLAGPQIGSDGRLMEWATEFKEAEPGHRHISHLFALHPGYQINPVQTPELAVAAKKSLDYRIAKGGGHTGWSAAWLISQYARLKEAEKAKASLDVVITKSTSPNLFGQHPPFQMDANFGTTAGIAEMLVQSHVQTASGGVLIDLLPALPSGWAKGQVSGLKARGGFELNMNWQGNRLQQAEIQSEKGGEATLQYAGQAKAVKLQPGQKQVITW
- a CDS encoding glucose 1-dehydrogenase, which produces MEGTTKKIFSGKVALVTGASSGIGKATALQYAREGAQVVVSDIQEAKGLEVVEEIKQNGGDALFVKADVSKPEDCQNLVKKTVEQYGQLNIAFNNAGIGGEANPVGDLSIKNWNKVIAINLSSVFYCMKYQIQQMLQNGGGAIVNNSSILGQVGFANSAAYVAAKHGVVGLTKNGALEYSAKGIRINAVGPAFIKTPLLTEAGMQEDTFQMLARLHPIGRLGQSEEVAELVTWLSSDKASFVTGAYYAADGGYLAQ
- a CDS encoding DUF6544 family protein, which translates into the protein MKRLLSLLAVLVAAFVAGRSWTSFKVKLEIKRLFSASKPTTGKVFTYAQIVGLPNPVQRYFKLVLREGQPYINFVRLKHEGQFKTDLKKDWMAITGEQYFTTATPGFIWLGKTNLFSAKDRFAAGKGGLQVKLFSLIPVADGSGPKYDQGELLRWLGESAWFPTNLLPSENLSWSAINDNTALLTFTYDQLTVSYKVYFNAAGEITQMETQRYMGEQTLENWVGKFSEYQDINGIRIPTRAEGIWRLKTGDHSYANFKLNLIEYDIPESF